The window TTAAGAACTCTTAATAACACTATACGTTACAAAACATGCTAGAGTTAAGTTTGATAATTTTGGCCGGTTGTTCATTAAGATCTACTGCTATAACTACTCCCGCTTCCGAAATTATGTCTTTATCGATATCAATAGAATGGAGACATCAATATCAAAAATCTCTGAAACAAATATAAATAAAGTATCTAAAATATCCATCAGACATTGTTATGGTGAGACACTATGTGATCATCATGCTGTAGCCTTTGATAATGAGTATGAAAGGATATATGAACCAATATCAATCTACGAACATGGCTGTTACGACCACACTAAAGATGGAATCCTTGTCTTAAAGACAAAACAATTCTATAGACGTTCTCTCTATACTTCAACAAACGAACATTAGAAGAGCTATAGTAGATGATTTATTTACGATATCCTTCAAAGTAATTAAGGCATATAATTATTAGCCTCCAGAGGAACTTGACGAGATACCTTTAGCTAGAGGAAAGTAGTATGGTACTTTTGGCGCTCTTGCAGAGTCTAAGGATTATCTAAAATATTTTAAAATATTTTAAATTAACATAAAATAAAGATTATGAAATTAAGCATTTATACCTAGATGGATGTATATATTCTCTGCATATAGTATTTTTATGGTCAATTATGTCCCGTCATCTCTCATAGCTTATAACCTTACGTTACGTGAATCTGTAGTTCTCAATTCTTTTTAGTTCAATCTTGTCACCTATAAGTTCGTAGAGCTTTACCGTTACTGTACCATCACTATATACCTCTAATTCTATAAATGATGGAAGCATTGTACCTCCACCACCTCCCCATACTCCAGTTACAGAACCTGGATTAATATGTAGAATGCCTGCAGAATCAAGTGATATGAATGGATAATGTGTATGTCCTGATATTAATATCGATGTTCCAAGTCTTCTAGCTACTGTTGAAAGAGCCTCTATATTTCCTCTAGGTCTAACTTGATCACCATGAACAACTCCAAACCTTATACTATATATATCGAAAACCTCTTCCTCAGGTAAATCTAGGTAATCCATATTGCCTTGAACTACATACATATATTTTCCAAAATGTTTTATCTGGTCTAGGACATACTCTTCTGTTAAATCACCTGCATGAACAACAATATCGTACCTACTTAGTTTAATATGATTGATGATTTTGACATCGATTTCTGAGGCTCTTTCTGGTATATGGGTGTCGCTAATCAATAATAAAACTGTTTTCTCTTTCTTCACTAATATCTACCCCATAGGTTTAATGAAACTTACTAACTTATTAAGGGGTTAGATTGGCTATAAGGTTAATGAACTTCTAGAGAATATGTTATTGAGAACTTCAAAGCTTGTAGAAATCCTTAATAATGTTTCGCATACTCTTTACTGTATATATTGTTGTTCTAGATGCTTCAGCTGTTTCAATATTTATATCTATTGGCTCAACGAATCCTTTCAGTAGTGCCGGTAATCCTCTCTCCAAACCTATACTATATCCGCCTTCCAGAACAGCTATAGCACTTATCCCTAACTCTTTAACAAACTGACTGATTACTGATCCAAAGAATTTGTAGAAGTTCTCCGTTAACTCCATGGATGCTAATCCATCATCTTTATAAGCATCAAATCCTGCTGAAATAGCCAATACCTTGGGCTTTATGTTGTAGATTAGTTGAGAAACTATCTCTTTAAATACATAGATATAATCATTATCACCACTAAACGAAGACATAGGTATATTTATCTTGGTCCCATAACCTTCTCCACCACCAAGATCATTACTATAGCCAGTCCCAGGATATATACCATGTTCATGAACATCTATATGTACTACGTTTGGGTCCTCCCAGAATATTTCTTGAGTACCATTTCCATGATGAACATCTATATCAATTATGGCTACAGGTTTGTAACCTTTATCTAGAGCATACGTTGTTGCAATAGCAATATTATTGAATACACAGAACCCTTGTGTAGGTGCGCCCATAGCTCTACCATTCAGACCTACATGATGACCTGGAGGTCTAGCAAGAACAAAAATTAATGTTCCTTTAGTGTCTAAAGCTATCTCCATTGCGTGTGCAGAAAGATATGAAGCGTAATTAGCTACAGCACAGGTGTCTCTACATACATAAGTATCACTGTCAATAAAACCCTCGTTTCCGCTACTACAGAAATTATCAATTAGAGCTATATAGTCTTCACTATGTATCCTCAACTTGTAATTACGATACCTATCCTCAACAACATTAACATTCTTTATATGTTCCCAAAGATC is drawn from Ignisphaera sp. and contains these coding sequences:
- a CDS encoding YfcE family phosphodiesterase — translated: MKKEKTVLLLISDTHIPERASEIDVKIINHIKLSRYDIVVHAGDLTEEYVLDQIKHFGKYMYVVQGNMDYLDLPEEEVFDIYSIRFGVVHGDQVRPRGNIEALSTVARRLGTSILISGHTHYPFISLDSAGILHINPGSVTGVWGGGGGTMLPSFIELEVYSDGTVTVKLYELIGDKIELKRIENYRFT
- a CDS encoding histone deacetylase family protein gives rise to the protein MNMIIFYNSIFYRHKPPQGIYHPENPKRLDIALNGIRANDLWEHIKNVNVVEDRYRNYKLRIHSEDYIALIDNFCSSGNEGFIDSDTYVCRDTCAVANYASYLSAHAMEIALDTKGTLIFVLARPPGHHVGLNGRAMGAPTQGFCVFNNIAIATTYALDKGYKPVAIIDIDVHHGNGTQEIFWEDPNVVHIDVHEHGIYPGTGYSNDLGGGEGYGTKINIPMSSFSGDNDYIYVFKEIVSQLIYNIKPKVLAISAGFDAYKDDGLASMELTENFYKFFGSVISQFVKELGISAIAVLEGGYSIGLERGLPALLKGFVEPIDINIETAEASRTTIYTVKSMRNIIKDFYKL